One part of the Leptolyngbya sp. FACHB-261 genome encodes these proteins:
- a CDS encoding AbrB family transcriptional regulator, giving the protein MARKKAQVEPPKPEPVKPLTGRELLEKVKDLKGASKEEKARACGYVSQTPKRGERVNLMQFYKALIAAEGIDLDGKGKEPGQGRGGRAASYRVSVQKNGMLLIGAPYTRQMGLQPGDELTLKVGRKHIRLMTVSGDEEE; this is encoded by the coding sequence ATGGCAAGAAAAAAGGCACAGGTAGAACCGCCCAAACCGGAACCTGTCAAACCCCTCACCGGTCGAGAGTTACTGGAGAAGGTCAAAGATCTCAAAGGTGCTTCTAAGGAAGAAAAAGCGCGTGCTTGTGGCTATGTCTCGCAAACTCCCAAGCGAGGTGAACGGGTCAATCTAATGCAGTTTTATAAGGCGCTGATCGCTGCAGAAGGCATTGACCTCGATGGCAAAGGCAAAGAGCCTGGTCAGGGTCGTGGAGGCCGTGCAGCCAGCTACCGCGTAAGCGTTCAAAAGAACGGCATGCTGCTGATTGGCGCACCCTACACCCGTCAGATGGGATTGCAACCGGGTGATGAACTCACTTTAAAGGTGGGCCGCAAGCACATCCGTTTAATGACCGTTTCTGGAGATGAAGAGGAATAA